One window of Nocardia sp. NBC_00508 genomic DNA carries:
- a CDS encoding DUF58 domain-containing protein, producing the protein MRHRDASSAVDAELRWRPAPLVFMLAVCAAAALVLAVILGRWQLVVFAAPLLGVLATARWQQSSTRIQIDGGGTLRCFESEEVELTVAAFVEKGHALLRLKPESLPGLGLRIEEAVDSGVAPAGLRLALTADRWGRYPVSVRVSALSPAGLAIATAVLPAGQLFVYPITDPQRMRLPRTELPERLGTHLTRRHGPGVEYADIRAYAPGDQLRIVNWPVSARRGRLYVTERLTNRSADVVVLVDTSQQAPGPATDSLELSVRGAAQVVQSTLQAGDRTAVVCLGQAPRWLRPDIGRRQFYRIVDTVLGVGDEHISTTGTLAPHAAVPIGAIVVAFSTLLDTQFALALIDLRKRGHVVVVVDVLRGTPFREDLDPILAKMWQLERAAMYRDMGTVGVDIVAWPLDARLDQIMRVLPEHRRSVRVRR; encoded by the coding sequence ATGAGACATCGCGACGCCAGCTCCGCGGTCGACGCCGAATTGCGGTGGCGGCCCGCACCGCTGGTCTTCATGCTGGCGGTGTGCGCGGCGGCGGCCCTGGTGCTCGCGGTCATCCTCGGCAGGTGGCAGCTGGTCGTGTTCGCCGCGCCGCTGCTCGGCGTGCTGGCCACCGCGCGGTGGCAGCAGTCCTCGACCAGGATTCAGATCGATGGCGGCGGCACGCTGCGCTGTTTCGAATCCGAGGAGGTGGAGCTCACCGTCGCCGCCTTCGTCGAGAAGGGGCATGCGCTGCTGCGACTGAAGCCGGAGAGCCTGCCCGGGCTCGGTCTCCGAATCGAGGAGGCCGTCGATTCCGGGGTCGCGCCCGCCGGGCTGCGCCTGGCGCTCACGGCGGATCGGTGGGGCCGCTACCCGGTCTCGGTGCGAGTGTCGGCGCTGAGCCCGGCGGGACTCGCGATCGCGACGGCAGTGTTGCCCGCAGGGCAGCTGTTCGTCTACCCGATCACCGATCCGCAGCGAATGCGCTTGCCGCGCACCGAGCTTCCCGAGCGGCTCGGCACCCACCTGACCCGCAGGCACGGCCCTGGCGTCGAGTACGCCGACATCCGCGCCTATGCGCCCGGCGACCAGTTGCGCATCGTGAACTGGCCGGTGAGTGCGCGGCGCGGTCGGCTCTACGTCACCGAGCGATTGACCAATCGTTCCGCGGATGTCGTCGTGCTGGTGGACACCTCGCAGCAGGCGCCAGGGCCGGCCACCGACTCGCTGGAGTTGTCGGTGCGCGGCGCGGCGCAGGTAGTGCAGTCGACGTTGCAGGCGGGCGACCGGACCGCGGTGGTGTGCCTGGGCCAGGCACCACGCTGGCTTCGGCCGGATATCGGACGCCGCCAGTTCTACCGCATCGTCGACACCGTGCTCGGCGTCGGCGATGAGCACATTTCGACCACCGGCACCCTGGCGCCGCACGCGGCCGTGCCGATCGGTGCGATCGTGGTGGCGTTCTCCACGCTGCTGGACACCCAGTTCGCGCTCGCGCTGATCGATCTGCGCAAGCGCGGGCACGTGGTGGTCGTGGTGGATGTCCTGCGCGGCACCCCGTTCCGCGAGGATCTCGACCCGATCCTGGCCAAGATGTGGCAGCTCGAGCGCGCCGCGATGTACCGGGACATGGGCACCGTCGGCGTCGACATCGTGGCGTGGCCGCTGGACGCCCGCCTGGACCAGATCATGCGGGTGCTCCCGGAGCACCGCAGAAGCGTGCGGGTGCGCCGATGA
- a CDS encoding DUF4129 domain-containing protein, giving the protein MTRARAPISRVIVLITLLALAVIALHGYIPGITEAEPQRRAPSAVSVALMPVLLTVSMVILLAGVIASQHRLPLAMPEPEREAERQQWRLGRVGSAVLGALAMFALLVAAASAIYFIGAGSSTAPAPPAAPATTTGAPPEFGTPAPTDPGQSSSELTGMALVLTGIAAAGLVTVALTGLVVVTMAARRKPVPAPGSGAQASPTVVDSLARAAEMGLAAMNAPGQDPRTAIIACYVAMERGLATDRSAAPLISDTPMEVLARAFERGALHDASARELVALFEEARFSPHAMLEWQRMRAQQLLRIVLADLQGEVPA; this is encoded by the coding sequence GTGACCCGGGCGCGAGCGCCGATATCGCGCGTGATCGTGCTGATCACGCTGCTGGCTCTTGCCGTCATTGCCCTGCACGGATACATCCCAGGAATTACCGAAGCGGAGCCGCAACGGCGTGCTCCGTCCGCGGTGTCGGTCGCGCTCATGCCGGTCTTGCTCACCGTATCGATGGTGATCCTGCTGGCGGGTGTGATCGCCAGCCAGCACCGCCTACCGCTTGCCATGCCCGAGCCGGAACGCGAGGCCGAGCGCCAGCAGTGGCGTCTCGGTCGCGTTGGCTCGGCGGTGCTGGGGGCGCTGGCGATGTTCGCCCTGCTGGTCGCCGCCGCGTCCGCGATCTACTTCATCGGCGCGGGCAGCTCGACCGCACCCGCGCCTCCGGCGGCGCCGGCCACCACCACCGGAGCCCCGCCGGAGTTCGGGACACCGGCGCCGACCGACCCCGGCCAGAGTTCGTCGGAACTGACCGGGATGGCGCTGGTGCTGACCGGCATAGCCGCGGCAGGGCTGGTGACGGTCGCCCTGACCGGTCTGGTCGTGGTAACGATGGCTGCCCGGCGCAAACCCGTGCCCGCACCGGGGTCCGGCGCCCAGGCGTCGCCCACCGTGGTGGACTCGCTGGCACGCGCGGCCGAGATGGGTCTTGCCGCGATGAACGCGCCCGGCCAGGACCCCCGCACCGCGATCATCGCCTGCTATGTCGCGATGGAGCGCGGCCTCGCCACCGACCGGTCCGCCGCTCCGCTGATCTCGGACACCCCGATGGAGGTGCTGGCCCGCGCGTTCGAACGAGGCGCGCTGCACGACGCGTCCGCGCGCGAGCTGGTCGCGCTCTTCGAGGAGGCCAGGTTCAGCCCGCACGCCATGCTCGAATGGCAGCGCATGCGGGCTCAGCAGCTGCTGCGCATCGTGCTCGCCGACCTGCAAGGGGAGGTGCCTGCGTGA
- a CDS encoding FAD-binding protein yields MGLEWDLATDVVVVGYGAAGAAAALEATAAGAQVLVLERFAGGGASALSGGIIYAGGGTSVQREAGVEDTPEAMYAYLEREVGAAVTPETLRRFVDESPALIEWLKGHGVPFEASLCPYKTSYPNDRYYLYYSGSEISGAFRDIPAAQRGHRVKGRGTSGKKLTGPLAAAASRLGVRVETLTRVTRLITDGTGAVIGVECRTLRDAPGRVRDRYTRMANIAAKPGIYYPPLRRAMEQRLARLERRYGSTIRVMARRGVVVSAGGFIANRDMVRQYAPAYRGGLALGTTGDDGSGILMAQQAGAAVDRMDNVSAWRFLLPPSSFTGALLVDASGRRVIDETRYGAAVGHALITEHGGKGWLLADNALMRSAIGQIGKQGAWFQRGQFETMRRTAIRGATLEQAATRAGIDPAGLRATVEAHNTAIETGAPDPVGKPAEFTEPVRTGPFWLLDVGIKPSLTNPCPMLTLGGVVVDERTGAVESTEGEDIPGLFAAGRTAIGICSESYVSGLSLADCVFSGRRAGRSAAGEQVSALDQATVEGN; encoded by the coding sequence ATGGGCCTCGAATGGGACCTGGCCACCGACGTTGTCGTGGTCGGATACGGCGCCGCGGGTGCGGCTGCCGCGCTGGAGGCGACCGCGGCGGGCGCGCAGGTGCTCGTGCTGGAGCGGTTCGCGGGAGGCGGTGCGTCGGCGCTGTCCGGCGGCATCATCTACGCGGGCGGCGGCACGTCGGTGCAGCGGGAGGCGGGAGTCGAGGACACTCCGGAGGCGATGTACGCGTATCTGGAGCGCGAGGTCGGCGCCGCGGTGACGCCCGAGACGCTGCGCCGGTTCGTCGATGAAAGCCCGGCACTGATCGAGTGGCTGAAGGGACACGGCGTTCCGTTCGAAGCCTCGCTGTGCCCGTACAAGACCTCCTATCCGAACGATCGCTACTACCTGTACTACTCCGGCAGCGAGATCTCCGGCGCGTTCCGGGATATCCCGGCCGCTCAGCGCGGACATCGGGTGAAGGGCAGGGGCACCTCGGGCAAGAAGCTCACCGGGCCGCTCGCCGCCGCAGCGTCGCGGCTCGGCGTGCGCGTCGAAACACTCACGCGGGTAACCCGGTTGATCACCGACGGCACCGGTGCGGTGATCGGCGTGGAATGCCGGACGTTGCGTGACGCCCCCGGCCGCGTGCGCGACCGCTACACCCGCATGGCGAATATCGCGGCCAAGCCGGGCATCTACTACCCGCCGCTGCGGCGGGCGATGGAACAGCGGTTGGCTCGGCTGGAACGCCGGTACGGCAGCACGATTCGTGTCATGGCCAGGCGCGGGGTGGTGGTCAGCGCCGGAGGGTTCATCGCCAATCGGGACATGGTGCGGCAATACGCGCCCGCCTACCGCGGCGGTCTCGCGCTCGGCACCACCGGTGACGACGGCAGCGGCATCCTGATGGCACAGCAGGCGGGCGCGGCTGTCGACCGCATGGACAATGTCTCCGCATGGCGGTTCCTCCTGCCACCGAGCTCTTTCACCGGTGCGCTGTTGGTGGACGCCTCCGGTCGCCGGGTCATCGACGAGACACGCTACGGCGCCGCGGTCGGCCACGCGCTGATCACCGAACACGGCGGCAAGGGTTGGCTGCTGGCCGACAACGCGTTGATGCGCTCCGCGATCGGGCAGATCGGCAAGCAGGGCGCTTGGTTCCAGCGCGGGCAGTTCGAGACCATGCGGCGCACCGCGATTCGCGGCGCCACGTTGGAGCAAGCCGCGACCAGGGCGGGCATCGATCCCGCCGGGCTGCGCGCGACGGTCGAGGCGCACAACACCGCGATCGAGACCGGCGCGCCCGATCCGGTGGGCAAGCCCGCCGAGTTCACCGAACCGGTCCGCACCGGCCCGTTCTGGCTGTTGGATGTGGGCATCAAACCGAGCCTGACCAATCCGTGCCCCATGCTCACCCTCGGCGGCGTCGTCGTGGACGAGCGCACCGGCGCGGTCGAATCGACCGAGGGTGAGGACATTCCGGGCCTTTTCGCGGCAGGGCGCACCGCGATCGGCATCTGCTCCGAGTCCTACGTCAGCGGTCTGTCGCTGGCCGACTGCGTCTTCTCCGGCCGCAGGGCCGGCCGGTCCGCGGCTGGCGAGCAGGTCTCGGCGCTCGATCAAGCAACTGTGGAAGGAAACTAG
- a CDS encoding NUDIX hydrolase, with translation MTDRHLVDVHVLLLRGEELLLSRRRSADEFDGRWHLPAGRLEAGESATAGAVREAREETGVDIDPDDLRFLHVAHVIAAGREARLGLFFETSRWGGEPVNREPDNCYELRWFPLDELPDDIIEYPLTAIRGRARGARYSERGWR, from the coding sequence GTGACGGATCGGCATCTGGTGGATGTGCACGTTCTGTTGCTGCGCGGCGAGGAGCTGCTGCTGAGCAGGCGGCGCAGCGCGGACGAGTTCGACGGACGGTGGCATCTCCCGGCGGGCAGGCTGGAGGCGGGAGAGTCGGCGACGGCTGGGGCGGTGCGGGAGGCGCGTGAGGAGACCGGGGTCGATATCGATCCGGACGACCTGAGATTCCTGCACGTCGCCCATGTGATCGCGGCCGGTCGGGAAGCACGGCTCGGGTTGTTCTTCGAGACGTCGCGGTGGGGCGGCGAGCCGGTCAACCGGGAGCCGGACAACTGCTACGAGCTGCGCTGGTTTCCGCTGGACGAGCTGCCGGACGACATCATCGAGTACCCGCTGACGGCGATTCGTGGGCGCGCCCGCGGAGCGAGGTATTCCGAACGCGGTTGGCGGTGA
- a CDS encoding lipid-transfer protein: protein MRGGGRATGGHISGRAAIVGIGATDFSKDSGRSELRLAAEAVSAALADAGLTAADVDGLTTFTMDTNTQAAVARAAGIPRLTFFSHIGYGGGAACATVQQAAMAVATGIADVVVAYRAFNERSVSRFGQFSTALAAAPTSSGIDAGWAYPQGLGTPAAQVAMVARRYMHVYGATSADFGRVAVADRKHAAVNPAAFFYGKPITLEDHQNSRWIAEPLHLLDCCQESDGGVAIVVTSVERARDLPQRPAVIAAAAQGSGADQYVMTSYYRDAMTGLPEMGLVGDQLWAQSGLRPEDMQAAILYDHFTPFVLMQLEELGFCARGEAKDFIAGGAIEIGGRLPLNTHGGQLGEAYIHGMNGIAEAVRQIRGTSVNPVENLENILVTAGTGVPTSGLVLSAHAE, encoded by the coding sequence ATGAGGGGTGGCGGCCGGGCGACGGGTGGGCATATTTCCGGCCGCGCGGCCATCGTCGGCATCGGCGCCACCGATTTCTCCAAGGATTCCGGTCGCAGCGAACTGCGCTTGGCCGCCGAGGCGGTCAGCGCGGCGCTGGCGGACGCGGGCCTGACCGCGGCCGACGTGGACGGCCTGACCACGTTCACCATGGACACCAATACCCAGGCCGCGGTGGCAAGGGCGGCCGGGATTCCGCGGCTGACCTTCTTCAGCCATATCGGCTACGGCGGCGGCGCGGCCTGCGCCACCGTTCAGCAGGCCGCCATGGCGGTGGCCACCGGCATCGCGGACGTAGTGGTGGCCTATCGCGCGTTCAACGAGCGTTCGGTGTCGCGGTTCGGGCAGTTCTCCACGGCGCTGGCCGCCGCGCCCACCTCGTCGGGCATCGACGCGGGCTGGGCCTATCCGCAGGGGCTGGGCACACCTGCGGCGCAGGTGGCGATGGTCGCTCGGCGCTACATGCACGTCTACGGGGCCACCAGCGCGGATTTCGGACGCGTCGCGGTCGCCGACCGCAAGCACGCCGCGGTGAACCCGGCCGCCTTCTTCTACGGCAAACCGATCACGCTCGAGGATCACCAGAATTCCCGCTGGATCGCCGAGCCGCTGCATCTGCTGGACTGCTGCCAGGAGTCCGATGGTGGCGTCGCGATCGTGGTCACCAGCGTCGAGCGCGCCCGCGACCTGCCGCAGCGGCCCGCCGTGATCGCCGCGGCCGCGCAGGGCTCCGGTGCCGACCAATACGTGATGACCAGCTACTACCGGGACGCCATGACCGGTCTGCCGGAGATGGGCCTGGTCGGCGACCAGCTGTGGGCGCAGAGCGGGTTGCGTCCCGAGGACATGCAGGCCGCTATCCTCTACGACCACTTCACCCCGTTCGTCCTCATGCAGCTGGAGGAACTCGGCTTCTGCGCACGCGGCGAGGCGAAGGACTTCATCGCCGGCGGCGCCATCGAGATCGGCGGACGGCTGCCGCTGAACACCCACGGCGGACAACTCGGCGAGGCCTACATCCACGGCATGAACGGCATCGCCGAAGCCGTCCGGCAGATCCGCGGCACCTCGGTCAACCCGGTCGAGAACCTGGAGAACATCCTGGTCACCGCCGGCACCGGCGTACCGACCTCCGGCCTGGTCCTGTCCGCCCACGCCGAGTAG
- a CDS encoding AAA family ATPase, giving the protein MTMPMDVTVQRSEAVLRELSRVVVGKQDEMQLIMIAVLSGGHVLIEDLPGLGKTLIARSFASALGLQFTRVQFTPDLLPADLLGSTIYDMSSGRFTFRRGPVFTNVLLADEVNRTPPKTQAALLEAMAEGQVSIDGETFVLPQPFVVLATDNPIEYEGTYPLPEAQLDRFAIQLRLGYLSEKDETRMIRRRLERGAQQPQVNQVVDANGLMEMRQSVEYVTVHPDVVGYVVALATATRGHPQVEVGASPRAELDLVQMSRARALLLGRDYVVPEDVKALAVPAMAHRITLRPEMWVRRIRGEDVITELLRRLPVPRASVT; this is encoded by the coding sequence ATGACGATGCCGATGGATGTGACCGTCCAGCGCAGCGAGGCCGTGCTCCGGGAGCTGTCCCGGGTCGTGGTCGGCAAGCAGGACGAGATGCAGCTGATCATGATCGCGGTGCTGTCCGGCGGACATGTGCTGATCGAGGACCTGCCCGGACTCGGCAAGACGCTCATCGCGAGGTCGTTCGCATCAGCACTCGGGTTGCAGTTCACCCGCGTACAGTTCACCCCCGACCTGCTGCCCGCCGACCTGCTCGGGTCGACCATCTACGACATGTCCTCCGGCCGGTTCACCTTCCGGCGCGGGCCGGTGTTCACCAACGTGCTGCTCGCCGACGAGGTGAACCGCACGCCGCCGAAGACGCAGGCCGCACTGCTGGAGGCGATGGCGGAGGGGCAGGTCAGCATCGACGGCGAGACCTTCGTGCTGCCGCAGCCATTCGTCGTGCTGGCCACCGACAACCCGATCGAATACGAGGGCACCTACCCGCTGCCGGAGGCTCAGCTGGACCGGTTCGCCATCCAGCTGCGGCTGGGCTACCTGTCCGAAAAGGACGAGACCCGGATGATCCGGCGCAGGCTGGAGCGCGGCGCGCAGCAGCCGCAGGTCAACCAGGTCGTGGACGCGAACGGCCTGATGGAGATGCGGCAGTCGGTCGAATACGTGACAGTGCACCCCGACGTGGTCGGCTACGTCGTCGCGCTGGCCACGGCGACCAGGGGACATCCCCAGGTCGAGGTCGGCGCGAGCCCGCGCGCCGAACTCGACCTCGTGCAGATGTCCAGGGCGCGGGCGCTGCTGCTCGGCCGCGACTATGTGGTCCCCGAAGACGTGAAGGCGCTGGCCGTTCCGGCCATGGCGCACCGGATCACGCTGCGCCCGGAGATGTGGGTACGCCGGATTCGGGGCGAGGATGTGATCACCGAACTGTTGCGCCGTCTGCCGGTCCCGCGCGCCAGCGTGACATGA
- a CDS encoding TetR/AcrR family transcriptional regulator yields MSTSDRRVLLVDTAIDLIATKGIRALTHRALDTALDLPAGSCSYYFRTRRALLEAIADRIAERSRADFTAARLGTPTPEASGTDGLDSRGAFDPDLVARAIAVWVDRLLADRCNHLLARHALLAELRSDPELRARLAHGLFSVEHARELFRTTASADPQTAAADFVAVLEGAVFDRFTGNRTHLTPGSQASVDQLTNLLVVYLRAR; encoded by the coding sequence ATGTCCACAAGCGACCGGCGCGTGCTCCTCGTCGACACCGCCATCGACCTCATCGCGACCAAAGGAATCCGTGCACTCACCCACCGCGCGCTGGACACCGCACTCGACCTGCCCGCCGGTTCGTGCTCCTACTACTTCCGCACCAGACGCGCACTGCTCGAAGCCATCGCTGACCGCATCGCCGAACGCTCACGCGCCGACTTCACCGCCGCCCGGCTCGGCACCCCCACCCCGGAGGCATCCGGCACGGACGGCCTGGACTCCCGCGGCGCATTCGATCCCGACCTCGTCGCGCGGGCAATCGCCGTGTGGGTCGATCGGCTCCTCGCCGACCGCTGCAACCACCTGCTCGCCCGCCACGCGCTGCTCGCGGAACTACGCTCGGACCCCGAGCTGCGCGCCCGGCTCGCGCACGGCTTGTTCTCGGTCGAGCACGCACGAGAACTGTTCCGCACCACGGCTTCCGCCGATCCGCAGACCGCCGCCGCCGACTTCGTGGCTGTGCTGGAGGGCGCGGTCTTCGACCGTTTCACCGGCAACCGCACCCATCTCACACCCGGCAGCCAGGCCAGCGTGGATCAGCTCACGAACCTGCTGGTGGTGTACCTGCGCGCCCGTTGA
- the kstD gene encoding 3-oxosteroid 1-dehydrogenase codes for MNDREYDVVVVGSGAAGMTAALTAAQHGLSVVVIEKAAHYGGSTARSGGGVWIPGNKALRASGRPDDREDARTYLHSIIGDVVPKERIDTYIDRGAEAFDFVLDHTPLKMRWVPDYSDYYPEAPGGRAAGRSCEPKPFNAKVLGAERFNLEPPYSKTPLNVVVTQADFKQLNLIRRHPRGMLRAMRVGARTTWARLTGKHLLGMGQALAAALRKGLLDADVPLLLNTPLTRLIVEADRVTGVEAEHEGETVRFTARYGVVLASGGFEHNAEMRHAYQREPITTEWTTGAPANTGDGINAGLELGAAVDIMADAWWGPTIFKGGRPWFCLAERNLPGCVIVNADGERFGNESAPYVEAVHTMYGGEYGQGDGPGENVPAWLVFDQRYRDRYIFAGLQPGQRFPSRWMENDLIVQAPTLAALATRIGVPEQKLAATVARFNGFAATGVDEDFHRGDSAYDRYYGDPTVKPNPCLAALVQGPFYAARMVPGDLGTKGGLVTDTAGRVLREDETVIEGLYASGNVSAPVMGHTYAGPGATIGPAIAFGYLAVLDIAERKKEQPAAATAGA; via the coding sequence ATGAATGATCGGGAATACGACGTGGTGGTGGTCGGCAGCGGCGCCGCCGGCATGACCGCCGCCCTCACCGCCGCCCAGCACGGGCTGAGCGTGGTGGTCATCGAAAAGGCCGCGCACTACGGCGGGTCGACCGCCCGCTCCGGCGGCGGCGTGTGGATCCCGGGCAACAAGGCGCTGCGCGCGTCCGGTCGGCCCGACGACCGCGAGGACGCACGGACCTACCTGCACAGCATCATCGGTGACGTCGTACCCAAGGAGCGGATCGACACCTACATCGACCGCGGCGCCGAAGCCTTCGACTTCGTGCTCGACCACACGCCGCTGAAGATGCGCTGGGTGCCGGACTACTCCGACTACTACCCCGAGGCACCCGGCGGCCGTGCTGCGGGACGCTCGTGCGAACCGAAGCCGTTCAACGCCAAAGTGCTCGGCGCGGAGCGCTTCAATCTGGAGCCGCCCTACAGCAAGACGCCGCTGAACGTCGTGGTCACCCAGGCCGATTTCAAGCAACTCAACCTCATCCGGCGGCATCCGCGTGGCATGCTGCGCGCCATGCGGGTCGGCGCGCGCACCACCTGGGCTCGGCTCACCGGCAAGCATCTGCTCGGCATGGGACAGGCGCTGGCCGCCGCGCTGCGAAAGGGTCTGCTGGACGCGGACGTGCCGCTGCTGCTGAACACCCCGCTGACCCGGCTGATCGTCGAGGCCGATCGAGTCACCGGCGTCGAGGCCGAACACGAGGGCGAGACCGTCCGCTTCACCGCCCGCTACGGCGTGGTGCTGGCCAGCGGCGGCTTCGAGCACAACGCGGAGATGCGGCACGCCTACCAGCGCGAGCCCATCACCACCGAGTGGACCACCGGCGCGCCCGCCAACACCGGCGACGGCATCAATGCCGGTCTCGAACTCGGCGCGGCCGTCGACATCATGGCCGACGCCTGGTGGGGGCCGACCATCTTCAAGGGCGGCAGGCCCTGGTTCTGCCTGGCGGAGCGCAATCTGCCCGGCTGCGTCATCGTGAATGCCGACGGCGAGCGTTTCGGAAATGAGTCCGCTCCTTACGTCGAGGCCGTGCACACCATGTACGGCGGCGAATACGGCCAAGGTGATGGTCCCGGCGAGAACGTGCCCGCCTGGCTGGTGTTCGACCAGCGCTACCGCGACCGGTACATCTTCGCGGGGCTGCAGCCCGGCCAGCGGTTTCCGTCCCGCTGGATGGAAAACGACCTCATCGTGCAGGCGCCGACGCTGGCCGCACTGGCCACCCGGATCGGTGTGCCGGAGCAGAAGCTGGCCGCGACCGTCGCACGTTTCAACGGCTTCGCGGCCACCGGCGTGGACGAGGACTTCCACCGCGGCGACAGCGCCTATGACAGGTACTACGGCGACCCCACCGTCAAGCCGAACCCGTGCTTGGCGGCGCTGGTGCAGGGACCGTTCTACGCGGCCCGCATGGTGCCGGGCGATCTCGGCACCAAGGGCGGCCTGGTCACCGATACCGCGGGCCGGGTGCTGCGGGAGGACGAGACCGTCATCGAGGGCCTGTACGCCTCCGGCAATGTCAGCGCCCCGGTGATGGGCCACACCTACGCAGGTCCCGGCGCCACCATCGGCCCCGCCATCGCCTTCGGCTATCTGGCGGTGCTGGACATCGCCGAGCGCAAGAAGGAACAGCCCGCCGCGGCCACCGCCGGGGCGTGA
- a CDS encoding MaoC/PaaZ C-terminal domain-containing protein, with protein sequence MPIDPKIALGAQLPSREFAWTPSDVQLYQLGLGAGSRWTDPAELRYLDDREPQVLPTFATVAPTLHETEPPKVSFPGIDIDLAKVVHGHQEIEVHRPIPAAGKATSTGRIAEIWDKGSAAVVVQEHTVTGSDGAPLWTARSSIFAKGEGGFGGERGPSSKSELPDRAPDFDVTTPTLPQQALLYRMCGDRNPLHSDPEFARAAGFPAPILHGLCTYGIVCKTATDSVLDADASRVTGFRARFAGVLYPGETIRTRIWREDDALTIAATVADRDDAPVLSDVTLRFRAA encoded by the coding sequence ATGCCCATCGACCCGAAGATCGCGCTCGGCGCGCAACTGCCCAGCCGGGAATTCGCCTGGACGCCGTCGGACGTACAGCTCTATCAGCTCGGCCTCGGTGCGGGTTCGCGCTGGACCGACCCTGCTGAACTGCGCTACCTCGACGATCGGGAACCGCAGGTGCTGCCGACCTTCGCGACCGTCGCACCGACGCTGCACGAGACCGAGCCGCCGAAGGTGAGCTTTCCTGGCATCGATATCGATCTGGCGAAGGTGGTGCACGGCCACCAGGAGATCGAGGTGCACCGTCCGATCCCGGCCGCGGGCAAAGCGACCAGCACCGGCCGGATCGCGGAGATCTGGGACAAGGGCTCGGCGGCGGTGGTTGTCCAGGAGCACACCGTCACCGGTTCCGACGGAGCGCCGCTGTGGACGGCGCGGTCATCGATCTTCGCCAAGGGCGAGGGCGGCTTCGGCGGCGAGCGCGGACCCAGCAGCAAGTCCGAGTTGCCCGACCGCGCACCGGATTTCGACGTCACCACGCCCACGCTGCCGCAGCAGGCGCTGCTCTACCGGATGTGCGGGGACCGCAACCCGCTGCATTCCGATCCCGAATTCGCCCGCGCGGCCGGCTTTCCCGCGCCCATCCTGCATGGGCTGTGCACCTACGGCATCGTCTGCAAGACCGCGACCGACAGCGTGCTGGACGCCGACGCGAGCCGGGTCACCGGTTTCCGCGCCCGATTCGCGGGCGTGCTCTACCCGGGCGAAACGATCCGCACCCGAATCTGGCGCGAGGACGACGCACTGACCATCGCGGCCACCGTCGCCGACCGCGACGACGCACCGGTCCTCAGCGACGTCACCCTGCGATTCCGGGCCGCCTGA
- the zapE gene encoding cell division protein ZapE — protein sequence MEPEVIECDADQARTATRLQELLDRRGKPIRRHRGVYLHGRPGRGKTMLMNRFFAEVTSERKRRYHFHQFFARLHAAAHESGSIDAALDALLGDALLICFDEFHVHDVGDAMLIARLLDTLLARRIVLVVTSNYPPHQLLPNPLFHDRFVPTIERILAHMDVVSVDGPIDYRALSSRKDSRAGFAAGRYILDPGRCTPRGDQAALSGGADNSDAVRKNDHAVEIFIGARRLRAIAADDGLVIDFADLCGVPTSAADYVELAQRYRCWEIRDVPLLNEVPPDQAMRLVNVIDVLYDADCELTVVASAPLHELVRDVHGLPDISRLESRLCELSQLAPAVAG from the coding sequence ATGGAACCCGAGGTGATCGAATGCGATGCCGACCAGGCGCGTACGGCGACGCGGTTGCAGGAGTTGCTCGATCGGCGCGGCAAGCCGATCCGGCGCCATCGCGGCGTTTACCTGCACGGCAGGCCGGGGCGCGGCAAGACGATGCTGATGAACCGATTCTTCGCCGAGGTGACCTCGGAACGTAAGCGGCGCTATCACTTTCACCAGTTCTTCGCCCGACTGCACGCCGCGGCACACGAATCCGGCTCGATCGATGCCGCGTTGGACGCGCTGCTCGGCGATGCCCTGCTGATCTGCTTCGACGAGTTCCACGTGCACGACGTCGGCGACGCGATGCTGATCGCGCGGCTGCTGGACACCTTGCTCGCCCGTCGCATCGTCTTGGTGGTGACCTCGAACTACCCCCCGCATCAGCTGCTGCCCAATCCGCTGTTCCACGACCGGTTCGTGCCGACGATCGAACGCATTCTGGCGCACATGGACGTGGTGTCGGTCGATGGTCCGATCGACTATCGCGCTCTGAGCTCCCGCAAGGATTCCCGAGCGGGATTCGCAGCCGGGCGATACATCCTGGACCCAGGCCGGTGCACGCCGCGCGGTGACCAGGCTGCGCTCTCCGGCGGCGCAGATAATTCTGATGCGGTGCGGAAGAACGACCATGCGGTCGAGATATTCATCGGCGCACGGAGATTACGCGCCATTGCCGCCGATGACGGCCTTGTCATCGACTTCGCCGACCTGTGCGGTGTCCCAACGTCCGCGGCCGATTATGTTGAACTTGCCCAACGTTATCGGTGCTGGGAAATCCGAGATGTGCCACTGCTGAACGAAGTTCCGCCGGATCAGGCGATGCGGTTGGTGAACGTGATCGATGTTCTCTATGACGCCGATTGTGAACTCACCGTGGTCGCGTCCGCGCCGCTGCACGAGTTGGTTCGGGACGTGCATGGATTGCCGGATATCTCACGTTTAGAGAGCCGACTTTGTGAATTGTCCCAACTTGCGCCAGCCGTGGCCGGGTAG